The Primulina eburnea isolate SZY01 chromosome 6, ASM2296580v1, whole genome shotgun sequence genome contains a region encoding:
- the LOC140835409 gene encoding uncharacterized protein, translated as MTVQSTLRDIIREGRSSDEQLQKWRLRDETKGRKLYFYEDGIVRYRDQLWVPSGDSLREAIMNEAYNTPYSIHLRSTKMYKDMLSLYWLQGMKRDILRFVSECLTCQQVKAEH; from the coding sequence ATGACAGTTCAGTcgactctgagggatataatcCGTGAAGGTCGGTCTtctgatgagcagttgcaaaaaTGGAGACTGAGAGACGAGACTAAGGGTCGAAAGTTGTATTTTTACGAGGATGGCATAGTTCGATACCGAGATCaactatgggttcctagtggtgATTCACTAAGAGAGGCAATTATGAATGAAGCTTACAATACACCGTACTCCATTCATCTTCGAAGTACTAAGATGTATAAGGACATGCTGTCTTTGTATTGGTTGCAGggtatgaagcgagacatcttacgttttgtgtccgagtgtttgacatgcCAGCAAGTTAAAGCAGAGCATTAG